Proteins encoded within one genomic window of Micromonospora halotolerans:
- a CDS encoding thiol-disulfide oxidoreductase DCC family protein, which translates to MTSAPGGRPTDPTGHGAGGIRGFTVLYDAHCPLCRAARQWLASRAQLVPLEFVPAGSAEARRRFPGLDHDATLRDLTVVADTGAVYAGDGAWFACLWALVDHRSTAERLAGPHLLPLARRMVTTASAARELVREPRPDPGYGDDDDRADCADDRCGWPEHRGDGPG; encoded by the coding sequence ATGACGTCCGCCCCGGGCGGGCGCCCGACGGATCCCACCGGGCACGGGGCCGGTGGGATCCGCGGGTTCACCGTCCTCTACGACGCGCACTGCCCGCTGTGCCGGGCCGCCCGGCAGTGGCTCGCGTCGCGCGCCCAGCTCGTACCCCTGGAGTTCGTGCCGGCCGGTTCGGCGGAGGCCCGGCGGCGCTTCCCCGGGCTCGACCACGACGCCACGCTGCGGGACCTGACCGTGGTGGCCGACACGGGCGCGGTCTACGCGGGCGACGGCGCCTGGTTCGCCTGCCTCTGGGCCCTGGTTGACCACCGGAGCACCGCCGAGCGGTTGGCCGGCCCACACCTGCTGCCGCTGGCCCGGCGGATGGTGACGACCGCCTCCGCGGCACGCGAGCTGGTCCGGGAACCCCGCCCGGACCCGGGATACGGTGACGACGATGACCGAGCAGACTGCGCCGACGACCGCTGCGGGTGGCCCGAGCACCGGGGCGACGGCCCGGGGTGA
- a CDS encoding Clp protease N-terminal domain-containing protein — MTEEIEPLKMTQPIRLDELIEGIKKVHGDALDQLAGAVLVADHLGDIADHLIGHFVDQARRSGASWTEIGRSMGVSKQAAQKRSAAKAETAAALDPSAGFGRFTPRARNVVVSSQEEARAAGNAEITPGHVALGLLAEPEGLAAALIVARGVPLERLREAVTETLPAKADTVPDLIPYDARAKKVLELTFREALRMGHNYIGTEHILLALLEEEAGDGVLTGLGLEKAAMESAVEGALAEITRKRA; from the coding sequence ATGACGGAGGAGATCGAGCCGCTGAAGATGACCCAACCGATACGCCTCGACGAGCTGATCGAGGGCATCAAGAAGGTGCACGGTGACGCCCTGGACCAGCTCGCCGGCGCCGTCCTGGTCGCCGACCACCTGGGCGACATCGCCGACCACCTGATCGGGCACTTCGTCGACCAGGCCCGCCGCTCGGGGGCCTCGTGGACGGAGATCGGCCGCAGCATGGGGGTGAGCAAGCAGGCCGCCCAGAAGCGGTCCGCCGCGAAGGCCGAGACGGCGGCGGCCCTCGACCCGAGCGCCGGCTTCGGCCGGTTCACTCCGCGGGCCCGCAACGTGGTGGTGTCCTCTCAGGAGGAGGCGCGGGCCGCCGGCAACGCCGAGATCACGCCGGGGCACGTCGCCCTGGGCCTGCTGGCCGAGCCCGAGGGACTGGCGGCCGCGCTGATCGTCGCTCGGGGCGTACCCCTGGAGCGGCTGCGGGAGGCGGTCACCGAGACCCTGCCGGCGAAGGCCGACACGGTCCCGGACCTGATTCCCTACGACGCGCGGGCCAAGAAGGTGCTGGAGTTGACCTTCCGGGAGGCGCTGCGGATGGGCCACAACTACATCGGCACCGAGCACATCCTGCTCGCCCTGCTCGAGGAGGAGGCCGGCGACGGCGTGCTCACCGGGCTCGGGCTGGAGAAGGCGGCCATGGAGTCGGCGGTCGAGGGCGCCCTCGCCGAGATCACCCGCAAGCGGGCCTGA
- a CDS encoding ROK family transcriptional regulator, translated as MSATRLPGTPRLLRALNDRAALELLLEQGPLTRARIGELTGLSKVTASQLVERLEERGLVARVGEQAGGRGPNAQLYAVRPGSAYVVGVDVGAERVVAACADITGAVVGRVEQSTKDTDDPVGVVHNAVVQAASSAGAELSSVRRIVLGTPGLVDPGTGDITFAFNLPRWHSGLLAALREDLHTPVVFENDVNLAAVAEAQSGAAQGTADFVLVWVDAGVGLAIMLGGRLHHGSSGAAGEIGYLPVPGVPIPRDVSKRAKPAFQQLAGADAVRAVAAEHGFAAAGAADAVRAAIEAGPAGGPLLDELARRLALGVASTCVVLDPPLVVLAGEVGRAGGAALAERVQHEVAAITLVRPRVVSTGLTEEPILRGALRTALDAVRDEVFGSTVG; from the coding sequence ATGAGTGCGACCCGGCTGCCCGGCACCCCCCGACTGTTGCGGGCGCTCAACGACCGCGCGGCGCTGGAGCTGCTCCTCGAGCAGGGGCCGCTGACCCGGGCGCGGATCGGCGAGCTGACCGGGCTCTCCAAGGTCACCGCGTCGCAGCTGGTCGAACGGCTGGAGGAGCGCGGCCTGGTCGCCCGGGTCGGCGAGCAGGCCGGCGGGCGGGGCCCGAACGCCCAGCTCTACGCGGTCCGGCCGGGCAGCGCGTACGTGGTGGGTGTCGACGTCGGCGCGGAGCGGGTGGTGGCCGCCTGCGCCGACATCACCGGTGCGGTGGTCGGCCGGGTCGAGCAGTCCACGAAGGACACCGACGACCCGGTCGGCGTGGTGCACAACGCGGTGGTCCAGGCGGCCAGCAGCGCCGGCGCCGAGCTGTCCAGCGTGCGGCGGATCGTCCTCGGCACCCCGGGCCTGGTGGACCCGGGCACCGGCGACATCACCTTCGCGTTCAACCTGCCCCGCTGGCACAGCGGCCTGCTCGCCGCGCTCCGGGAGGACCTGCACACCCCGGTGGTCTTCGAGAACGACGTGAACCTGGCCGCCGTGGCCGAGGCGCAGTCCGGCGCGGCGCAGGGGACGGCGGACTTCGTGCTGGTCTGGGTGGACGCCGGCGTCGGCCTGGCGATCATGCTGGGCGGGCGGCTGCACCACGGCAGCAGCGGCGCGGCCGGCGAGATCGGCTACCTGCCGGTGCCCGGCGTACCCATCCCGCGGGACGTGTCGAAGCGGGCCAAGCCGGCGTTCCAGCAGCTCGCCGGGGCCGACGCGGTCCGGGCGGTGGCCGCGGAGCACGGGTTCGCGGCGGCCGGCGCGGCCGACGCGGTGCGTGCGGCGATCGAGGCCGGCCCGGCGGGCGGCCCGCTGCTGGACGAGCTGGCGCGCCGGCTGGCGCTCGGGGTGGCCAGCACCTGCGTGGTGCTCGACCCGCCGCTGGTGGTGCTGGCCGGCGAGGTGGGGCGGGCCGGCGGGGCGGCGCTGGCCGAGCGGGTGCAGCACGAGGTCGCCGCGATCACCCTGGTCCGGCCGCGGGTGGTGAGCACCGGGCTGACCGAGGAGCCGATCCTGCGCGGGGCGCTGCGCACCGCCCTGGACGCCGTCCGCGACGAGGTGTTCGGCTCGACGGTCGGCTGA
- a CDS encoding NADPH:quinone reductase, which produces MRAAYIERPGPAAEIRYGELPAPRPGPTDALVDVLATTVNPVDTFVRSGAYPTALPLPFVVGRDLVGRVAEAGPGVPGVRPGDLVWCNSLGHDGRQGAAAEQAVVPADRLYRLPDGVDPATAVTVLHPAATAYLALFVHGRLRPGETVVVAGAAGNVGAALVTLAAAADARVVATASAADAGYCRRIGAAEVLDYRDPALLSGLRSVCPDGIDVYLDTSGRNELESVVDLLALRGRIVLLAGARARPVLPAGPLYMNDRSVLGFVISHATVAELAEAAGAVNRLLAAGRVAPREVVPMPLSSVGEAHRMLEQGELRGRRVVIRP; this is translated from the coding sequence ATGCGAGCCGCCTACATCGAGCGCCCCGGCCCGGCCGCCGAGATCCGGTACGGCGAACTCCCGGCACCGCGCCCCGGCCCGACCGACGCGCTGGTCGACGTGCTCGCCACCACGGTCAACCCCGTCGACACCTTCGTCCGCTCCGGGGCGTACCCCACGGCGCTGCCGCTGCCGTTCGTGGTCGGCCGCGACCTGGTCGGCCGGGTCGCCGAGGCCGGTCCCGGTGTGCCCGGCGTCCGCCCCGGTGACCTGGTCTGGTGCAACAGCCTCGGGCACGACGGCCGGCAGGGTGCCGCCGCCGAGCAGGCCGTGGTGCCGGCGGACCGGCTCTACCGGCTGCCCGACGGGGTCGACCCGGCGACCGCGGTGACCGTGCTGCACCCGGCCGCCACGGCGTACCTGGCGCTGTTCGTGCACGGCCGGCTCCGGCCGGGGGAGACCGTCGTGGTCGCGGGCGCCGCCGGCAACGTCGGCGCGGCGCTCGTCACCCTCGCCGCGGCGGCGGACGCCCGGGTGGTGGCCACCGCGTCGGCGGCCGATGCCGGATACTGCCGCCGGATCGGCGCCGCCGAGGTGCTCGACTACCGGGACCCGGCCCTGCTGAGCGGGCTGCGGTCGGTGTGCCCCGACGGCATCGACGTGTACCTGGACACCTCGGGTCGCAACGAGCTGGAGTCGGTCGTCGACCTGCTGGCGCTGCGTGGCCGGATCGTGCTGCTGGCCGGTGCCCGGGCCCGGCCGGTGCTGCCGGCCGGGCCGCTCTACATGAACGACCGCAGCGTGCTCGGCTTCGTCATCTCGCACGCCACCGTCGCCGAGCTGGCCGAGGCGGCGGGCGCGGTGAACCGCCTGCTCGCCGCCGGTCGGGTGGCCCCGCGCGAGGTCGTGCCGATGCCGTTGTCGTCCGTCGGTGAGGCGCACCGGATGCTGGAGCAGGGGGAGCTGCGTGGCCGGCGGGTGGTGATCCGGCCGTAG
- a CDS encoding PP2C family protein-serine/threonine phosphatase: MTATHPWHRALADLVSRSHRVPPDALPATVTAAVRELGVTMTIYVVDVEQELLRPLPEPGRPLPDPLPIDTSLPGRAYTEVAVRTGQDGRLWVPVVNGTARLGLLEVGLPAGTDPEDEALRDGCRTIAGLIGHLITSKSPYGDSLQRARRSEPMAVSAELLWQLLPPLTFALDKVAVSAILEPCYEVGGDAFDYALDGGRLALAVLDGVGHGLPATLTTSVALAALRAARRTGGGLAEQIAAVEAALRSQWRDGRFVTAVLAEIEVDTGLVRYVNAGHPAPVLVRRGRAVRALTGGRRPPLGLDLPGDEPGEARLEPEDRLLLYTDGVTEARDAAGEMFGLPRLADLAERHIGSELPAPETLRRLSRAVAAYRGTASRDDATMVLVEWSGAAAARTEP; encoded by the coding sequence ATGACCGCCACCCACCCCTGGCACCGGGCGCTGGCCGACCTGGTCTCCCGGTCCCACCGCGTACCGCCCGACGCGCTGCCCGCGACGGTGACGGCGGCGGTGCGGGAGCTCGGCGTGACCATGACCATCTACGTGGTGGACGTCGAGCAGGAGCTGCTGCGCCCGCTGCCCGAGCCGGGCCGGCCGCTGCCGGACCCGCTGCCCATCGACACCAGCCTGCCCGGCCGCGCCTACACCGAGGTCGCGGTGCGGACCGGGCAGGACGGCCGGCTCTGGGTCCCCGTGGTCAACGGCACGGCGCGGCTGGGGCTGCTGGAGGTCGGCCTACCGGCCGGGACGGATCCCGAGGACGAGGCCCTGCGGGACGGCTGCCGCACGATCGCGGGCCTGATCGGTCACCTGATCACCAGCAAGTCGCCGTACGGGGACAGCCTGCAGCGCGCCCGGCGCAGCGAGCCCATGGCGGTCTCGGCCGAACTGCTCTGGCAACTGCTCCCGCCGCTCACCTTCGCCCTCGACAAGGTCGCCGTCAGCGCGATCCTGGAGCCCTGCTACGAGGTGGGCGGGGACGCGTTCGACTACGCGCTGGACGGCGGCCGGCTCGCGCTCGCGGTGCTGGACGGGGTCGGGCACGGGCTGCCGGCGACCCTGACCACCTCGGTCGCGCTCGCCGCGCTCCGGGCCGCCCGGCGCACCGGCGGCGGACTGGCGGAGCAGATCGCCGCCGTGGAGGCGGCCCTGCGCAGCCAGTGGCGGGACGGGCGGTTCGTGACCGCCGTCCTGGCCGAGATCGAGGTCGACACGGGGCTGGTCCGGTACGTCAACGCCGGGCACCCGGCCCCGGTGCTGGTGCGCCGGGGACGGGCCGTGCGCGCCCTGACCGGTGGGCGTCGCCCGCCGCTCGGCCTGGACCTGCCCGGCGACGAACCGGGCGAGGCCCGGCTGGAGCCGGAGGACCGGCTGCTGCTCTACACCGACGGTGTGACCGAGGCCCGCGACGCGGCCGGGGAGATGTTCGGCCTGCCCCGGCTCGCCGACCTCGCCGAGCGGCACATCGGCTCGGAGCTGCCCGCACCGGAGACGCTGCGCCGGCTGAGCCGGGCCGTGGCCGCGTACCGGGGCACCGCCTCCCGCGACGACGCCACCATGGTGCTGGTGGAGTGGTCCGGCGCGGCGGCGGCCCGGACGGAGCCCTGA
- a CDS encoding STAS domain-containing protein, whose protein sequence is MEIGTRDAGAGRLVVSPVGDLDMAGAPAFDRALDAVLDRPDLVEILVDLGAVTFLDSTGVAALLRGAAEAVGRGATLRVTDPQPPVARVLRITAVDVLLGWPGGRDDDGSALEPGWRRLR, encoded by the coding sequence ATGGAGATCGGTACGCGGGACGCGGGGGCGGGACGGCTGGTCGTCAGCCCGGTCGGCGACCTCGACATGGCCGGGGCCCCCGCGTTCGACCGGGCGCTCGACGCCGTGCTGGACCGGCCCGACCTGGTGGAGATCCTGGTGGACCTCGGCGCGGTCACGTTCCTCGACTCGACCGGGGTGGCCGCCCTGCTGCGCGGCGCCGCGGAGGCGGTCGGCCGGGGCGCCACCCTCCGGGTGACCGACCCGCAGCCACCGGTGGCCCGGGTCCTGCGGATCACCGCGGTGGACGTCCTGCTCGGTTGGCCGGGCGGACGGGACGACGACGGCAGCGCCCTGGAGCCCGGCTGGCGCCGCCTGCGTTGA
- a CDS encoding glycoside hydrolase family 3 N-terminal domain-containing protein, with amino-acid sequence MGLDEGLRRLALGTLLAAYPGPVPPDWAVDLLAEGLAGHTLFGTNIHDPAQVAATTAALRAGRPDVLIAIDEEGGDVTRLAHATGSPYPGNAALGAVDDPTLTRQVYAAIGAELAALGINLDLAPTVDVNTADENPVIGTRSFGADPVRVAVHSAAAVVGLQSVGVAACAKHFPGHGATVADSHYELPTVDVPPAVLRERDLPPFAAVVDAGVRAVMTAHIRVPALTGDGPATFSRAVLVDLLRTEYGFTGAVITDALEMKGAALAAGGVGPAAVRALAAGADLLCIGAKVDADLVEHVVEEIVAALADGRLDRARVEEAAGRAAELAAWTGAAGAAAETPDGLGYAAALRAVRVEGDVTGLTAPLVVQVHTTSTIAEGRVPWGLGPHLAGAEVVRAVAGETDPDELRALAGDRPVVLVGRHLHRLPGARELVDALAATHRVTVVEMGWPGGWRPAGARAFVTTYGASHANGRAAAQVLGLAG; translated from the coding sequence GTGGGGTTGGATGAAGGACTCCGTCGGCTCGCGCTGGGCACCCTGCTGGCGGCGTACCCCGGCCCGGTCCCGCCCGACTGGGCGGTCGACCTGCTCGCCGAGGGGCTGGCCGGGCACACCCTGTTCGGCACCAACATCCACGACCCGGCCCAGGTGGCGGCGACCACCGCGGCGCTGCGCGCCGGCCGTCCCGACGTGCTCATCGCGATCGACGAGGAGGGCGGGGACGTCACCCGGCTGGCCCATGCCACCGGCAGCCCGTACCCGGGCAACGCCGCCCTCGGCGCGGTCGACGACCCGACCCTGACCCGCCAGGTGTACGCGGCCATCGGCGCGGAGCTGGCCGCCCTCGGCATCAACCTGGACCTCGCCCCGACCGTCGACGTGAACACCGCCGACGAGAACCCGGTGATCGGCACCCGCTCGTTCGGCGCCGATCCGGTCCGGGTGGCCGTCCACTCGGCCGCCGCCGTCGTCGGTCTCCAGTCCGTCGGGGTGGCGGCCTGCGCCAAGCACTTCCCCGGGCACGGCGCGACGGTCGCCGACTCCCACTACGAGCTGCCGACCGTCGACGTGCCGCCGGCTGTGCTGCGCGAGCGGGACCTGCCGCCGTTCGCCGCGGTGGTCGACGCCGGGGTACGCGCCGTCATGACCGCGCACATCCGGGTGCCCGCGCTGACCGGCGACGGTCCGGCCACCTTCAGCCGGGCGGTCCTGGTCGACCTGCTGCGCACCGAGTACGGCTTCACCGGCGCGGTGATCACCGACGCGCTGGAGATGAAGGGCGCCGCGCTGGCCGCCGGCGGGGTCGGGCCGGCCGCGGTCCGCGCCCTGGCCGCCGGCGCGGACCTGCTCTGCATCGGCGCGAAGGTCGACGCCGACCTGGTGGAGCACGTCGTCGAGGAGATCGTCGCCGCGCTCGCCGACGGCCGGCTGGACCGGGCCCGCGTCGAGGAGGCCGCCGGCCGGGCCGCCGAGCTGGCCGCCTGGACCGGCGCGGCCGGCGCCGCGGCGGAGACCCCGGACGGCCTCGGCTACGCCGCCGCCCTGCGCGCGGTGCGGGTCGAGGGCGACGTCACCGGCCTGACGGCGCCGCTGGTGGTGCAGGTGCACACCACCTCCACCATCGCCGAGGGGCGGGTCCCGTGGGGGCTGGGCCCGCACCTGGCCGGGGCGGAGGTGGTCCGTGCGGTTGCCGGCGAGACCGATCCGGACGAGCTGCGCGCTCTCGCCGGGGACCGGCCCGTCGTGCTGGTCGGTCGCCACCTGCACCGGCTGCCCGGGGCGCGGGAACTGGTCGACGCGCTGGCCGCCACGCACCGGGTGACGGTGGTGGAGATGGGCTGGCCGGGCGGCTGGCGGCCGGCCGGCGCGCGGGCCTTCGTGACCACGTACGGCGCCAGCCACGCCAACGGCCGCGCGGCGGCACAGGTGCTCGGTCTGGCCGGCTGA
- a CDS encoding TetR/AcrR family transcriptional regulator: MTEQTAPTTAAGGPSTGATARGEQTRQLILDTAMRLFRERGYARTTMRAIAQEAGVAVGNAYYYFGSKEHLIQEFYAETQREHRVAAAPALARERDFAARLGAVLHAGVDVLTPYHSFAASFFKTAAEPTSPLSPFSTESSGPRDASVSLFREVLEGSAATVDAELREPLPELLWLGYMGVVLYWVHDRSPDQAKTRQLIDGAVPLVDRLVKLSRLRVLRPVTRQVVGLIHTLRH; encoded by the coding sequence ATGACCGAGCAGACTGCGCCGACGACCGCTGCGGGTGGCCCGAGCACCGGGGCGACGGCCCGGGGTGAGCAGACCCGCCAGCTGATCCTGGACACCGCCATGCGGCTGTTCCGCGAGCGGGGGTACGCGCGCACCACCATGCGCGCCATCGCCCAGGAGGCCGGCGTGGCGGTGGGCAACGCCTACTACTACTTCGGCTCGAAGGAACACCTGATCCAGGAGTTCTACGCGGAGACCCAGCGGGAACACCGGGTGGCGGCCGCGCCCGCGCTGGCCCGGGAGCGGGACTTCGCCGCCCGGCTGGGCGCCGTGCTGCACGCCGGCGTGGACGTGCTCACGCCGTACCACTCGTTCGCCGCCAGCTTCTTCAAGACGGCGGCCGAACCGACCTCGCCGCTCAGTCCGTTCTCCACCGAGTCGTCCGGCCCGCGGGACGCCTCGGTGTCGCTGTTCCGGGAGGTGCTGGAGGGCTCGGCCGCCACGGTGGACGCCGAACTGCGTGAACCCCTGCCGGAGCTGCTCTGGCTCGGCTACATGGGCGTGGTGCTCTACTGGGTGCACGACCGCTCCCCCGACCAGGCCAAGACCCGCCAGCTCATCGACGGCGCGGTCCCGCTGGTCGACCGGCTGGTGAAGCTGTCCCGGCTGCGGGTGCTGCGCCCCGTGACCCGCCAGGTGGTCGGCCTGATCCACACGCTGCGTCACTGA
- a CDS encoding L,D-transpeptidase encodes MGRFARSGAMVGVLVLTASLALTGCGDDQKKPAFVAGAQQGDPAATASPDATGEPSRPAVPALTVNPADGSDKRPVSTEISARIPGGGKVSKVVLTAANGATVAGRLRRDGSSWVPSAPLKYGTRYTATVTGTGTDGQTRQGTSSFTTMAKPKSMIGSGLYMFSGKTYGVAMPVVAEFSPGIPKKDRAAMQKRMFVQTDPPQPGAWHWLYNGTQAYYRAPEYWKPGTTITVRLALAGIPLSNGRYGNVDRSATAKIGRAFEMKVDNATKRMTVYENGSVVRTVPVSLGKKSTPSSSGTMVVMEKKESTVFDTRDEPDPSNQYVTKIDFAQRLTWGGEYIHAAPWSEGVQGRVNVSHGCVNVSMADGRWLFGKTLVGDPITVKGTPRRLEPGNGWTAWSMSWSQFVAGSAVPVPEGGQGSPF; translated from the coding sequence ATGGGCAGGTTCGCGCGGTCCGGGGCGATGGTGGGTGTCCTGGTCCTCACGGCGTCACTGGCACTGACCGGGTGCGGTGACGACCAGAAGAAGCCGGCGTTCGTGGCCGGCGCGCAGCAGGGCGACCCGGCGGCGACCGCGTCGCCGGACGCGACGGGCGAGCCGAGCCGGCCCGCCGTGCCGGCGCTGACGGTGAACCCGGCCGACGGGTCCGACAAGCGCCCGGTCAGCACCGAGATCAGCGCGCGGATCCCGGGTGGCGGCAAGGTGTCGAAGGTCGTCCTGACGGCCGCCAACGGCGCGACCGTCGCGGGGCGGCTGCGCCGGGACGGCTCGTCCTGGGTGCCGTCGGCTCCGCTGAAGTACGGGACCCGGTACACCGCCACGGTCACGGGCACCGGCACGGACGGTCAGACCCGGCAGGGCACCAGCAGCTTCACCACGATGGCCAAGCCGAAGTCGATGATCGGCTCCGGGCTCTACATGTTCAGCGGCAAGACGTACGGGGTGGCCATGCCGGTGGTCGCCGAGTTCTCGCCGGGCATCCCGAAGAAGGACCGCGCCGCGATGCAGAAGCGGATGTTCGTGCAGACCGACCCGCCGCAGCCGGGCGCCTGGCACTGGCTCTACAACGGCACGCAGGCGTACTACCGCGCGCCGGAGTACTGGAAGCCGGGCACCACGATCACGGTCCGGCTGGCGCTGGCCGGGATCCCGCTGAGCAACGGCCGCTACGGCAACGTCGACCGGAGCGCCACCGCCAAGATCGGGCGCGCGTTCGAGATGAAGGTCGACAACGCGACCAAGCGGATGACCGTGTACGAGAACGGGTCGGTGGTCCGCACCGTGCCGGTGAGCCTGGGCAAGAAGAGCACCCCCTCCTCCAGCGGCACGATGGTGGTGATGGAGAAGAAGGAGTCCACGGTCTTCGACACCCGGGACGAGCCGGATCCGAGCAACCAGTACGTCACGAAGATCGACTTCGCTCAGCGGCTGACCTGGGGCGGCGAGTACATCCACGCCGCACCCTGGTCGGAGGGCGTGCAGGGCCGGGTGAACGTCTCGCACGGCTGCGTGAACGTCTCGATGGCGGACGGCCGGTGGCTCTTCGGCAAGACGCTGGTGGGCGATCCGATCACGGTGAAGGGCACCCCGCGGCGGCTGGAACCCGGCAACGGCTGGACGGCCTGGAGCATGAGCTGGTCGCAGTTCGTCGCCGGCAGCGCCGTGCCGGTGCCCGAGGGTGGCCAGGGGTCGCCCTTCTGA
- a CDS encoding DNA repair protein, with protein sequence MPNQPNDRYQQDAEQRWRAVDAAGRFPAQADYRGARRGTLSWAELNALPAGASPRRGLTAR encoded by the coding sequence ATGCCGAATCAGCCGAATGACCGGTACCAGCAGGACGCCGAGCAGCGCTGGCGGGCCGTCGACGCCGCCGGGCGGTTCCCGGCGCAGGCCGACTACCGGGGGGCTCGCCGCGGGACGCTGTCCTGGGCCGAGCTGAACGCGCTGCCGGCGGGCGCCTCGCCCCGGCGCGGCCTCACCGCCCGTTGA
- a CDS encoding GNAT family N-acetyltransferase, with translation MLDRRLFLHLATWLGQWPAGPGLHVVRSHRRARPAWDGRLRPAIAVASPACAILSVPPDRAGLVRDLVRERPGERLLPALPSAVGTPDFTTHAGLFRWSTAPAPLPDAGEWVAPTTPGLPPWLRLFDREVLVVRDADGAYLAGAGIKRHDAYGHELAVGTVPAARGRGLARRLVAQAARRVLDEGAIPTYLHNHDNHTSARVAEAAGFPDRGWTSYGVFPR, from the coding sequence GTGCTCGACCGGCGGCTGTTCCTGCACCTGGCGACCTGGTTGGGGCAGTGGCCGGCCGGTCCCGGGCTGCACGTGGTCCGCTCGCACCGGCGGGCCCGGCCGGCCTGGGACGGGCGGCTGCGTCCCGCCATCGCGGTCGCGTCACCGGCGTGCGCGATCCTCTCGGTGCCGCCGGACCGGGCCGGCCTGGTGCGGGACCTGGTCCGGGAGCGGCCCGGCGAACGGCTGCTGCCGGCCCTTCCGTCGGCGGTCGGCACGCCCGACTTCACCACCCACGCCGGGCTGTTCCGGTGGAGCACCGCACCGGCACCGCTGCCGGACGCCGGCGAGTGGGTCGCGCCGACCACACCCGGGCTGCCGCCCTGGCTGCGGCTGTTCGACCGGGAGGTGCTGGTGGTCCGGGACGCCGACGGGGCGTACCTGGCCGGGGCGGGAATCAAACGGCACGACGCGTACGGGCACGAGCTGGCGGTGGGGACCGTGCCGGCGGCGCGGGGGCGGGGGCTGGCCCGGCGGCTGGTCGCCCAGGCGGCCCGGCGGGTGCTGGACGAGGGAGCCATTCCCACCTATCTGCACAACCACGACAACCACACCTCCGCGCGGGTGGCCGAGGCGGCCGGCTTCCCGGACCGGGGCTGGACCTCGTACGGGGTGTTCCCCCGCTGA
- a CDS encoding ABC transporter permease subunit, giving the protein MNLVRAELERLAARRFVQLMMLLLVAAFAVTVATTLAGSHRPTPVELGRAQAQAAEEVRNMELAHDRCLRIKAGTVTPDENDYLPRDCAQIDPALMEKLPAASDYLSGVFVFANEAQPLLYFLIAFLAMFGFLVGASYIGADLNSGGVVNLLLWRPRRLVVLGAKLGTLLGGLLGLSALASVAYLGVFWLIGEASGLTGRLSGDFWSSLAAVWVRGLVLVLLAAALGFAMATLGRHTSAALGTVAAYLVVWELGARLVFQILSVTRPDRFMLSSYLAAWLNGEARFWDASACDYSTGGFCESSYTVGWVPGLVVLLGLSAALTVAAFSVFRRRDLI; this is encoded by the coding sequence GTGAACCTCGTCCGTGCCGAGCTGGAGCGGCTGGCCGCCCGCCGTTTCGTCCAGCTCATGATGCTGCTGCTGGTGGCCGCCTTCGCGGTGACCGTGGCGACCACGCTGGCCGGCTCCCACCGGCCCACCCCGGTGGAGCTGGGCCGCGCCCAGGCGCAGGCCGCCGAGGAGGTGCGCAACATGGAGCTGGCGCACGACCGCTGCCTGCGGATCAAGGCCGGCACCGTGACGCCGGACGAGAACGACTACCTGCCGCGGGACTGCGCGCAGATCGACCCCGCCCTCATGGAGAAGCTGCCGGCCGCGTCCGACTACCTCAGCGGGGTGTTCGTCTTCGCCAACGAGGCCCAACCGCTGCTCTACTTCCTGATCGCGTTCCTGGCGATGTTCGGGTTCCTGGTGGGCGCCTCCTACATCGGCGCCGACCTGAACTCGGGTGGCGTGGTCAACCTGCTGCTCTGGCGGCCGCGCCGGCTCGTCGTGCTCGGCGCGAAGCTGGGCACGCTGCTCGGCGGGCTGCTCGGGCTCTCCGCGCTGGCCTCGGTGGCGTACCTGGGGGTGTTCTGGCTGATCGGCGAGGCCTCCGGGCTCACCGGCCGGCTGAGCGGCGACTTCTGGTCGTCGCTCGCCGCGGTCTGGGTGCGCGGCCTGGTGCTGGTGCTGCTCGCCGCGGCGCTCGGCTTCGCCATGGCCACGCTCGGCCGGCACACCTCGGCGGCGCTCGGCACGGTGGCCGCCTACCTGGTGGTGTGGGAGCTTGGCGCGCGACTGGTGTTCCAGATCCTGTCGGTGACCCGCCCGGACCGGTTCATGCTCTCCAGCTACCTGGCGGCGTGGCTCAACGGCGAGGCCCGCTTCTGGGACGCCAGCGCCTGCGACTACAGCACCGGTGGCTTCTGCGAGAGCTCCTACACGGTGGGCTGGGTGCCGGGCCTGGTGGTCCTGCTCGGCCTGAGCGCCGCCCTGACCGTGGCGGCCTTCTCGGTGTTCCGCCGCCGCGACCTGATCTGA